Genomic window (Fundidesulfovibrio soli):
AGCCGGGCGGCCTGGTGTCCAACCCCTGGGACGCCGTGTCCCTGGGCGTGGCGCTCATGTTCGGCACCGCCGGCCTGCCGCACATCCTGATGCGCTTCTACACCGTGCCAGACGCCGAGCAGGCCCGCAAAAGCGTGTTCTACGCCACGGGCTTCATCTCCTACTTCTACATCCTGACCTTCATCATCGGCTTCGGGGCCATGGTGCTGGTGGGCCAGGACGTGATCGCCAAGTTCGACAAGGGCGGCAACATGGCCGCGCTGCTCCTGGCCGAGACCACGGGCGGCACCATGTTCCTGGGCTTCATCGCGGCGGTGGCCTTCGCCACCATCCTGGCCGTGGTGGCGGGCCTGACCCTGGCCGGGGCGGCCACCTTCTCACACGACCTCTACGTGAACGTGTTCAAGAGCGGCAAAACCACCGAGGAGCAGGAAGTGCGCATGGCCAAGCGGGCCACCGTGGTGCTGGGCATCGTGGCCATGCTCCTGGGCATCGCCTTCAAGGGCCAGAACGTGGCCTTCATGGTGGGCCTGGCCTTCGCCATCGCGGCCAGCGGCAACTTCCCGGCGCTCTTGCTCTCCATCCTCTGGCGGGGCATGTCCACCACCGGCGCCACGGCCAGCATCGTGGTGGGCTCCGTGACGGCAGTGGTCCTGATCGTGATCTCGCCCACGGTCTGGGTGGACATCTTCCACTTCCAGCAGGCCATCTTCCCCTGGAAGAACCCGGCGCTCATCTCCATGCCCCTGGCCTTCACGGCTGGCTGGCTGGGCTCCCTGCTGGCCCCCGAACCGGACGCCTCCCGCCTCTATGAAGAGCAGAAGGTGCGCAACTACCTGGGAGTGGGCGTGGAATGACAGACGGCGAAGAGGGTTTCCTGGGCCTGAAGGTCGGCAGCCTTGCGCTCAAGGCTCCGGTCTTCGCCCAGCCGGGGACGACGCTCGGGGAGGCGGCGCGCGAAATGCGCGCCGCCCGCCTGAGCGCCTGCCTGGTAGGCACGCCCCAGGCCGTGCAGGGAATCCTCACCGAGCGCGACATCGTCTGGGCCGTGGCCGACGGGGTGCCCCCCGAGGCCTCGGCCGGGGCGCTCATGACCGAAGGGCTCGTGAGCGTGGGCATCGACGAGCTTGTTTCCGAGGCCTTCCTGCTCATGATCCGCCACAACATCCGCCGCCTGGGCGTCACGGACGCGGGCGGCGACGTCGTGGCCCTGCTGGAGGAGCGCGACCTCATGGCCGCACGCCTGGAGAGCCCCGTGGCGCTCAGCGCGGCCATCGCCCGCGCGGACGGGCCGGAGGAGCTTGCCCGTGCGGCGCAGGCACTGGGCGAGCTGCTGCCGCGCTGGCTGACCCAGGGCGCGGGCGTGGCCCGGGCCGGGGCCCTGGCCGCCGCCGTGCGCGACCAGCTCTTCACGCGCGCGGCCGAACTGGCCCTGGAGGGCGGCGGACGCCCCGGACCCTTCGCCCTGGTGGCCCTGGGCAGCGAGGGCCGCCGGGAGCAGTTCCTCTCCACGGACCAGGACAACGCCCTGGTGCTGGGCGAGGGCTCGGACGAGGCCCTGGCCGAGGGCTTCGCCCGGCGGCTCATGGACATCCTGGAGCGGGCCGGGCTGCCGCCCTGCCAGCATGGCGTCACCGCGGACCACGCGGCCTGGCGCATGTCCCTGCCCGCCTGGAGGCAGCACCTGGACGCTCTGGGCCGCGACCTGGGGCCGGACGCGGTGCTGGCCCTTTCGCTATTGGCGGACGCCCGGCACATCCTGGGCGAGCGCGCGCTCAGCGCGGGCCTGCGCGCGGCCCTGCGCGAGAGCGTGGCCGGCAACTCCCGGGCCTTGCGCTACATGGCCCGGGAGGCTGTGCGCTTCGAGCCGCCGCTCTCCATCTTCGGGGCGCTGCTCACGGAGCGGGGCGGGCCGGAGCACGGCGGGCTGGACATCAAGCGCGGCGGTATCTTCCCCCTGACCCAGGGCGCCCGCGTGCTGGACCTGGATCTGCCGCAAACCAAGGATTCCCAGGGCACGGACAGCGCCTCCCGCCTGAGGCGCGCGGCCCAGGCCGGGGTCATAGGCGAGGAGACCGTCGGTGACTTGACCCAGGCCCTTGATTTCATGCAAGAGCTCAGATTGCGCTTCCAGGCAATGGCCCTGGCCACGGGACGCGAGCCCGGCAACCACGTGCGCCCGGAGCTGCTTTCCCGGTTGGAGCGCGCGCGGCTCAAGGAGTGCTTCAAGGCAGTGGCGGCCTTCCAGGCTATTCTGTCCAACCGTTACGCATTGCACCTGCTCACATGATCATCGAAGACGTCGTCAATTTCCTGCGGGAGTGCCCGCCTCTCTCCTTCCTGGAACCGGCGCGGGTCGTGGAACTGGCGCGCGTGGCCGCCGTGGACTTCTATCCTGCCGGGACGCTCATCCTGGGGCCGGGCGGGGCCGGGGCGGGGCACATGCTCGCGGTCAAGAAGGGGGTTGTGCTCTGCGAGGGGCACCAGCTCGGCGAGGGCGAGCTTTTCGGCCCGGACGGCAGGGCCGAGGCCTCTGAGGACTGCGTGTGCTGCCTGCTGCCGCCCGAGGCCGTGCGCCTCGCCGTACAGGGCAGGCCCGAGCTGGAGGATTTTCTGGCCGGGCGCCTGAGTGAGGCCGTGCTGGAGCTGGGCATGGCCGGCATGGTGCGCGGCATCCCGGCCTGGGTGGAGGGGCGGCCCCTTGCTTCGGTGCATGTGGCCGAGGTGGTGCGCCGCTGCGAGGGTGTGCCCGGGTACCTGCCCATCGAGGCCGTGGCCAAAGCCATGGGGCACCAGGGCAGCGACGCGGCCGTGGTGCTGGACGAGAGCGGCATCCCCTGCGGCGTCGTCACCGACAGGGACTTCAGGTCCAAGGCCGTGGCCAAGGGCCTAGGGCCGCACACCCCGGTGCGCGAGGTGATGACCTCCCCGGTGGTTTCCCTGGACGGCGAGGCCACCTGCTTCGAGGCGCTCATGGCCATGACCCGCCACCACATCCGCCACGTGGTGGTCATGGAGGGCAGGCTGGCCCTTGGCGTGCTCTCCGCGCAGGAGCTGATGCTGCGCCGGGTGGGCTCCCCCCCGGCCCTGGCCTCCCTGGCCGCCGGGGCCTCTGACCTGGATGACCTGGCCCGGGCCGCCTCCGGTCTGGACAGACTGGCCCTGACGCTCCTGCGCGAGGGCGCCGGGGCCGCCAGCCTGGGCCGCATGGTGGGCGGGGTGCGCGAGGCCCTGGTCTCCCGGGCCTGCCAGCTGGGAGAGGATTTCCTGGGGCCGCCCCCCGGCGGCTATTGCCTCATGGTGTTCGGGCGGGCCGCCCGGCGGGAAGGCCCGGCCCTGTGCCCCATGTGGCACGCCCTGATCCACGAGGAGGGGCCCGAGATGGCCCGATGGGCCGCGCAGCTTGGCCAGTGGCTGGGCCAGGCCCTTGAGTCCGCCCAGATGGCCGGGGGGCCGAGGACCCCAGGGGCGTCCAACGAGGCCTGGCGCGGATCCCTGAAAGCCTGGCGCGAGAGGATGACCACCTGGATGCGGCATGGCCCCGCCAGCAAGGACTGGCTCGATTTCCGGCCCGTGTACGGCCAGGCCTGGATGGCCGAGGCCCTGCGCGCGCAGATGCTCTCCCTGGCGGCGGGGTCCCACTCCCCTGTGCCTGGCCCGTCCTACGAGGGCGCGCCCCTTGTGGAGCGTCTGGTGGAGCTGACCCGGGGGCTGTCGCTGCGGGCCAACGTGTCCCGGATTTCCAGCGTGGAGAGGGCCCAGGCCCTGGAGGCCCTGGGCTGGGCCCGGCCGGGCCTCGCCCAGGCGCTGGAGTACCTGACGGCCTGGCAGTGGGTGGGGGAGCCCGTGCGGCGAAGCCCCCTGGACCGCGCCCTGGAGCGCATGTGCCGCACGGCGGCGGGAGGGTAGGCTATGAGCTGGTGGCCTTGGTCCAACCGGGAATCCGGGCGAATGGCGGAAGAGACGGCCTTCGTGGTCTTCGACCTGGAGACCGGCGGGCTGGACCCCTCGCGCGACGACATCCTCTCCATCGGGGCGGTGCGCATGCGCGGCGGCCGCATCGAGGCCGGAGGCGCGTTCTCGGCCCTGGTGCGCCCGTCGAGGGCCCGGCCCAGCGCTGAGAGCGTGCGCGTGCACCTGCTTACCCCGGCCCAGCTTGCGGACCAGCCCCCCCTGGGCGAGGCCCTGCCGCGCTTCCTGGACTTCTGCGGGGACGCCGTGCTGGTCGGGTGGCATGTGGGCCTGGACATGGCCTTCCTCAAGGCCTGGGCCAGGCGGCTCAAGCTGCCCAAGACCCCGGAACGCTGCCTGGACGTGCTGGGGCTGTATCTCTCCATCAGGGGCGGGCGCGGCTCCCAGCTGCTGGAGGACCTGCCCCTCAAGGACGCCACGCTCTACTCCGTGGCCCGGGCGCTGGGCATCCCGCCGCGCGGCGCGCACGACGCCCTGGGCGACGCCTACCTCACGGCCCAGGTGCTGCAGCGCTTTCTCTCCATCATGCGCGTGAGCCGCCAGGGGGAGCCGCTTCCCCTGGAGACCGTGCTCAGGCTGGGCGCTCCCGGCGCATCGCCCGCTCCCCAACCGGCGTTCTGACGCCGCTCACCGCCGCATGCAGGCCGCTTGCCTGAAAGGCGGGTGTAATTTTTCTTGGACTCGTTTAACCGTCAGACCATCATACATACGCAAGGAGCCCGTTCATGACCGACAACATCGAATCTCTGCTCCACGAGAACCGCGTCTTCAATCCGCCCGTGGGCGGCCACCAGAGCAGGGCCCATATCAAGAGCCTCGACGAATACCGCGCAGTATACAAACGCTCCATCGACGACCCCGAAGGCTACTGGGGCGACCGCGCCAAGGAGTTGCTGACCTGGTACGAACCGTTCGGCAAGGTCATGGATTGCGACTTCGAGGCCGCCCGCTTCGAGTGGTTCAAGGGCGGCAAGCTCAACGTGGCCTACAACTGCCTTGAGCGCCACCTGGCCGGCCCGCGCCGCAACAAGGCGGCCATCATCTGGCAGGGCGACCGCCCGGATGACGTGCGCGTGCTCACCTACCAGATGCTCGCCGACGAGGTGAACCGCTTCGCCAACGTGCTCAAGGGCCTGGGCGTTCAGAAGGGCGACCGCGTGGCCATCTACCTGGGCATGGTGCCGGAGCTGGCTGTGGCCATGCTGGCCTGCGCCAAGATCGGCGCGCCGCACTCCATCGTGTTCGCGGGCTTTTCCGCCCACTCTCTGCGCGACCGCATCAACGACTGCCAGGCCAAGGTGCTGGTCTGCGGCGACGCCGTGCGCCGCGCGGGCAAGGCCATCGCGCTCAAGGGCAACGTGGACGAGGCCCTCAAGGAATGCCCCACCGTGACCAAGGTGGTGGTGCACAACTCCGCCGGGGCCCCCATCAACATGGAGGAGGGCCGCGACGTCTGGTGGCACGACGCCATGAGCGCCCCGGGCGTGAACGCCCCGTGCCCCTACGAGTCCATGGACTCCGAGGACGTGCTCTTCATCCTCTACACCTCCGGCTCCACGGGCAAGCCCAAGGGCGTGTACCACACCACCGGCGGCTACCTGACCTACGCCGCGCACACCACCCAGCTGGTGTTCGACATCCAGGAGGAGGACGTCCACTGGTGCACGGCGGACATCGGCTGGGTCACGGGGCACAGCTACATCGTCTATGGCCCCCTGGCCCTGGGCGCATCCTCGGTGATGTTCGAGGGCGTGCCCACCTGGCCCGGGCCGGACCGCTTCTGGGCCACGGTGGAGAAGTTCAAGGTGAACATCTTCTACACCGCGCCCACGGCCATCCGCGCGCTCATGCGCGAGGGCGTGAGGTGGACCCAGGGGCACGACCTCTCGTCGCTGCGCATCCTCGGCTCCGTGGGCGAGCCCATCAACCCCGAGGCCTGGATCTGGTACCACGACAACATCGGCGGCGGTAAGCTGCCCATCGTGGACACCTGGTGGCAGACCGAGACCGGCGGCCTGATGATCTCCCCGCTGCCCTACGCCACCCCGCTCAAGCCCGGCTCCGCCACGCTGCCCCTGCCCGGCATCCTGCCCAAGGTGGTGGACAAGGACGGCAAGGAGGTCTGCTGCGGCGAGGGCGGCTTCCTGATCCAGGCCAGGCCCTGGCCCGGCATGCTGCGCGGCGTCTGGGGCGACCCGGTGCGCTTCAAGAACCAGTACTTCAGCGCCTTCCCCGGCGTCTACGAGACCGGCGACGGCGCGCGCATGGACTCCGACGGCTACGTGTGGATCATGGGCCGCGTGGACGACGTGGTGAACGTCTCGGGCCACCGCATGGGCACCGCCGAAATCGAGTCCGCCCTGGTGGCGCACCCCGACGTGGCCGAGGCCGCCGTGGTGGGCATGCCCCACGACATCAAGGGCCAGGCCATCTACGCCTACATCACCCTCAAGGAGGGCGTGGAGGCCACTGACGAGCTGCTGGCGGCGCTCAAGAAGCACGTGCGCGCCGAGATCGGGCCCATCGCCACGCCCGAGGTCATCCAGTTCGCCCAGGGCCTGCCCAAGACCCGCTCGGGCAAGATCATGCGCCGCATCCTGCGCAAGATCGCCGAGGGCGAGATCGGGCAACTGGGCGACACCTCCACCCTGGCCGATCCCGGCGTTGTCACGGACCTCATCGAGGGCAAGGGCAAGCTGTTCGGTTAATCGTCCGCTGCTTCATCGTACTCCCGGGCGGCCCCCTGTGGGCCGCCCTTTACTTTCGCGGCAAAGCGATGCAGTTTGAAGGAAATGAACATGTTGCCCCATCTGGACGCGGATCGGAGGGTTTGAGCATGGCTTCATCGGTCTTCGGCAGGCTCGCTGATTCCCGGCTCACCATCAAGTTCCTCTCCATCTCAGTCTATTCCACAGCCATCTTCGCCCTGCTGCTCTTCGGGCTCGTGCTCCCGCGCATGGAGGCCGAGCTCATGGAGACCCACAAGGAGAGCCTGCGCAATCTCGTGGGCTCCGCCACCTCCCTCATCAAGGACTACGACGCCCAGGTGAAGCGCGGAGAGCTGGACCTGGGCGAGGCCAAACGCAGGGCCATGGCGCGCATCAAGGGCATCCGCTACGGCAACAACGACTACTTCTGGGTCAACGACCTCACCCTGCCCGTGCCGAGCATGGTCATGCACCCCACGGTGCCCGCCCTGGACGGCAAGGTGCTGGACGACCCCAAGTTCTCCTGCGCCACGTCCTCGCAGAAGGGCATGAAGGGTGAGCTCGTCCCCGTCCCCGGGGGCAAGGGGAACCTCTTCACCGAGCTTCTGCGCGCCGCCGGAGACACCGGGGACGGCTTCGTCATCTATTCCTGGCCCCGCCCCACGCAAAACGGCGTGAGCGCCGGGGTGTGGCCCAAGCTCTCCTACGGCGTCGTGATCAAGGATTGGGGCTGGCTCATCGGCTCCGGCGTCTACATCGATGACATCAAGGCCAAGGTGAACCAGCTGCGCCTGTGGTGCGGCGCGGGGCTGGCCGTGGTTTTTGTCGTGGGCCTGCTGCTGACCCTCTGGCTGACAAGGGCCTTCGTGGGCCGTCAGGTGGACGCCCTGGCGCGCTACTCCGTGGCCGTGGCCGGGGGCGACCTGACCGCCACGGTGCCGCCCGTGGCCTTCCACGCGGAGCTGCGCGTGTTGCGCGACGCCATGCGCTCCATGGTGGATCGCCTGCGCGAGAGCCTGGCCCTGGCCGAGGAGAAGACCCGCGAAGCCGGGGAACAGGCCCGGCAGGCCGAGGAGCAGACCATCATCGCCCGGGAGGCCCTGGAGCGGGCCGAGAGCGCCCGGAGAGAGGGCGAGCAGGCCGCCGCCGCAGCCATGGGCCACACGGCGCAGGGAATCGGCGGCGTTGTCGAGGAGCTCTGCGTGGGGCTCACCCAGTCCGCCCAGGGCGCGCAGGAGCAGCGCAGGCGCGTGGAGGGCACCTCCCGCGAGGTGCAGGCCATGAACGCCTCCCTGGCGCACGTGTCGCACCTGGCGGCGGAGGTGGCCGGACTTGCCGAAGACGCCAGCGGCAAGGCCAGGGCCGGCGCGGGAGTGGTGGAGCGCTCCGTGGAGGCCATCGAGGCCGTGGACTCGCAGGCCAGGGCCCTGGCGGCCTCCATGCACGAGCTGGGCACACAGAGCCAGGCCATCGGGGCCATCCTGACGACCATCGCCGACATCGCGGACCAGACCAACCTGCTGGCCCTCAACGCCGCCATCGAAGCCGCGCGCGCGGGCGAGGCGGGCAGGGGCTTCGCGGTGGTGGCCGACGAGGTGCGCAAGCTGGCCGAAAAGACCATGACCGCCACCCAGGAGGTCAACCGCTCGGTGCACGCCATTCAGGAGGGCGCCAAGCGCAACGTGGAGCGCATGGACGAGGCCGTGCGGGCCATCTCCCTGGCAACGGGCCTCTCCCGCGAGTCGGGCGAGGTCTTCGCCTCCATCGTGGACATCGTGGGCCGCTCCGCCGGGCAGACCGCCGCCATCTCCGGCGACGCGCGCAACCAGGCCCAGGCCATGGAGCAGGTGGCCCAGGCCGTGGAGGCCGTCTCCAGCCTGGCCGAGGAGATCGCGGCCAACACGGCGCGCTCCCAGCGGGTGGTGGAGCGCCTGGAGCAGGAACAGGCCGGCCTGGGCCGGATCATCGCCGGATACGGGCAGGAAGGCGGCGCGCCCAAGGCACTGGGGAGAGGGCGTTGAACGGAACGGACCTGAGGCTGTGGCGCGCGCCCGGACTGGACGGCGTGGACCTGCTGCGGGCCAGCCGCTGCGCCACGCGCTACGCCAGGCACTTCCACGACGGCTACGCCGTGGGCGTGCTGGTTGAGGGGGCGCTGGGCTTCCGCTACCTCGGGCGCGACTGCATGGCCCGCGCCGGAGAGGTGAACATGGTGGCCCCCGGGGAGGTGCACGACGGCTGGCCCGGCACGCCCCTGGGCTGGAGCTACCGCATGTTCTACCTGGAGCCCCGCGCCGTGGCCGCCGTGGCCGCGCAGCTGGGCGGCAAGGCGGACCAGCTGCCTGATTTCGGGGCCGGGGTGCTGCGCGACCCGGAGCTGGCTGCTGCGCTGTGCGCATTGCACCGTGACCTGGATCAGGGGCGGACCACGCTTCTGGAGCGCCAGAGCAGGCTCGTGGGCGTGCTCGGGGCCTGGATCGCGCGACACGCCGACGGGCGGCGGGGGCGGGTGCCACTGCGTGAGTCTGGGGCCGTGCGCGCAGTGAAGGATATCCTCAACGAACGCTTCATTGAATCCGTGCCCCTGGAGGAACTGGCCAAGGCCACGGGCCTCTCCGGCTTCCACCTCAACCGGGTGTTCCGGCAGAGCGTGGGGCTCGCCCCCCATGAATATCAGGTGCAGCTGCGCGTGAACCGCGCCCGCACCCTGCTGGAGCGCGGCGAGAACGCGGCCCAGGCCGCCCTGGCCTCCGGATTCGCCGACCAGAGCCACCTCAACCGCCACTTCAGGCGCATCCTGGGCCTGACCCCCGGGGCCTACCGCAAGATCGTTCAAGACCGCTGATGCCGCTTAGTGGCAGGCCTCGCCTCCAGAGATTCCTGGAGGTTCCCCCATGCCGTCTTCCGTTTCAGCCGACATCCTGTCCGACGCGTCTCCCGGTGAAGCCCCCGCCGCCAACGCAGCGGCGCGCCCGCGCTTCCCGCTGCTCTCCATGTGCCTGGCCATGCTCCTGGTGGGGGCCACGGCCCCGCTGGGCGAGGTGGCCCTGCGCGGCATGGGCCTGCCTCAGCTTCTGGCCGTGCGCCTGGTGCTGGCCTGGGCCGTGCTGCGCGCGCTGAGCCCGGGGAGCGGGGCCGTCCCCCGCCTGGAGCCGCGCCACTGGGCCGTGCTGGCCCTGCAGGCCCTGAGCGGCGTGGTGGTCTTCAACGCCTGTCTCTGGCTCGGCATGGAAGGCGGCGGGGCCGCCGCCGCGGGCGTGTTCACCAGCGCCACCCCGGCCGTCATGGTCCTGCTGGGGGTGGTTCTGTTCAGGGAGCTTCCAGGGCTTCGCGCGCTCGGGGGCGTGGGGCTCTGCGTGGTGGGCGTTCTTGCCGCCAGGGACGTGTTCGGTTCCGGCTTCGGCTCGGGCGCGGCCTGGTCCCCCTTGGGTTCGGACGCCCTGCTGCTGGCCGCCGTGGCCGGGGAGTCCGTGTTCCTGCTGGCCCTCAAGTGGCTGCCCGCGTGGCTCACGCCCCTGGAGGCCGCCCGGTGCATCACGCTGCTGGGCTTTTTCATGGTGCTGCCCTGGGCTGTCTGGACTTTCGACCCCGCAGCCATGTTCGAGGCCGGATTCGGGGCCTGGCTGGCCGTGGCCGCCCTGGGCGTGCTGGTCACCGCCGGCGGCTACGTGCTCTGGTTCAGGGGCGTGGGCAGCGCCAGCGCAAGCCAGGCGGCCGTCATCACGGGGCTGATGCCGGTGAGCGCGGTGCTCTCCAGCTGGCTCCTCTCGGGGGCCGCGCCCAGCGGGGGCCAGGTCCTCGGGTGCCTTGCCGTGGGCCTGGGCATCTGGCTTTCGGCGGGAAAATGATGAAAAATGCACTTTCTTCGTTCCATGTGACGTGCGTCACAGCTGGGGGCGGCAGCCGGGCCTATATGGTGGCCAACCGACGAAGGGAGGAAGACAGATGAAAACGATTCGTAAGATCGTGCAGATAGACGAGGAACTGTGCAACGGCTGCGGCGAGTGCCTGCCCAACTGCGCCGAGGGCGCCATCAGCATCATTGACGGCAAGGCCAGACTCAAGGCCGACAAGCTCTGCGACGGGTTGGGCGCCTGTCTGGGCCACTGCCCCATGGGCGCGCTCAAGGTCATCGAGCGCGAGGCCGACGAGTTCGACGAGGAAGCCGTGCACCACGAGCTGGAGGCCATGAAGGCCGCCGAGAAGCCCGCGCCCAAGCTGGGCTGCGGCTGCCCCGGCTCCAGCATG
Coding sequences:
- the actP gene encoding cation/acetate symporter ActP; amino-acid sequence: MNTTTFTIGQPNTISIIFFFLFVAATLVITYFAAKKSKTASDFYAAGRSVTGFQNGLALAGDYMSAASFLGIAGLVALKGYDGLIYSIGFLVGWPLIMFLIAEPLRNLGKYTFADVVAYRLRQKPIRVAASCGSLMTVAFYLIAQMVGSGSLVNLMFGLPYEWAIVIVGVVMIMYVLFGGMLATTWVQIIKAVLLLGGASVMVFLVLSKFGFDPSELLAEASRRYGQKVLEPGGLVSNPWDAVSLGVALMFGTAGLPHILMRFYTVPDAEQARKSVFYATGFISYFYILTFIIGFGAMVLVGQDVIAKFDKGGNMAALLLAETTGGTMFLGFIAAVAFATILAVVAGLTLAGAATFSHDLYVNVFKSGKTTEEQEVRMAKRATVVLGIVAMLLGIAFKGQNVAFMVGLAFAIAASGNFPALLLSILWRGMSTTGATASIVVGSVTAVVLIVISPTVWVDIFHFQQAIFPWKNPALISMPLAFTAGWLGSLLAPEPDASRLYEEQKVRNYLGVGVE
- a CDS encoding putative nucleotidyltransferase substrate binding domain-containing protein, with the protein product MTDGEEGFLGLKVGSLALKAPVFAQPGTTLGEAAREMRAARLSACLVGTPQAVQGILTERDIVWAVADGVPPEASAGALMTEGLVSVGIDELVSEAFLLMIRHNIRRLGVTDAGGDVVALLEERDLMAARLESPVALSAAIARADGPEELARAAQALGELLPRWLTQGAGVARAGALAAAVRDQLFTRAAELALEGGGRPGPFALVALGSEGRREQFLSTDQDNALVLGEGSDEALAEGFARRLMDILERAGLPPCQHGVTADHAAWRMSLPAWRQHLDALGRDLGPDAVLALSLLADARHILGERALSAGLRAALRESVAGNSRALRYMAREAVRFEPPLSIFGALLTERGGPEHGGLDIKRGGIFPLTQGARVLDLDLPQTKDSQGTDSASRLRRAAQAGVIGEETVGDLTQALDFMQELRLRFQAMALATGREPGNHVRPELLSRLERARLKECFKAVAAFQAILSNRYALHLLT
- a CDS encoding DUF294 nucleotidyltransferase-like domain-containing protein produces the protein MIIEDVVNFLRECPPLSFLEPARVVELARVAAVDFYPAGTLILGPGGAGAGHMLAVKKGVVLCEGHQLGEGELFGPDGRAEASEDCVCCLLPPEAVRLAVQGRPELEDFLAGRLSEAVLELGMAGMVRGIPAWVEGRPLASVHVAEVVRRCEGVPGYLPIEAVAKAMGHQGSDAAVVLDESGIPCGVVTDRDFRSKAVAKGLGPHTPVREVMTSPVVSLDGEATCFEALMAMTRHHIRHVVVMEGRLALGVLSAQELMLRRVGSPPALASLAAGASDLDDLARAASGLDRLALTLLREGAGAASLGRMVGGVREALVSRACQLGEDFLGPPPGGYCLMVFGRAARREGPALCPMWHALIHEEGPEMARWAAQLGQWLGQALESAQMAGGPRTPGASNEAWRGSLKAWRERMTTWMRHGPASKDWLDFRPVYGQAWMAEALRAQMLSLAAGSHSPVPGPSYEGAPLVERLVELTRGLSLRANVSRISSVERAQALEALGWARPGLAQALEYLTAWQWVGEPVRRSPLDRALERMCRTAAGG
- a CDS encoding PolC-type DNA polymerase III; protein product: MSWWPWSNRESGRMAEETAFVVFDLETGGLDPSRDDILSIGAVRMRGGRIEAGGAFSALVRPSRARPSAESVRVHLLTPAQLADQPPLGEALPRFLDFCGDAVLVGWHVGLDMAFLKAWARRLKLPKTPERCLDVLGLYLSIRGGRGSQLLEDLPLKDATLYSVARALGIPPRGAHDALGDAYLTAQVLQRFLSIMRVSRQGEPLPLETVLRLGAPGASPAPQPAF
- the acs gene encoding acetate--CoA ligase is translated as MTDNIESLLHENRVFNPPVGGHQSRAHIKSLDEYRAVYKRSIDDPEGYWGDRAKELLTWYEPFGKVMDCDFEAARFEWFKGGKLNVAYNCLERHLAGPRRNKAAIIWQGDRPDDVRVLTYQMLADEVNRFANVLKGLGVQKGDRVAIYLGMVPELAVAMLACAKIGAPHSIVFAGFSAHSLRDRINDCQAKVLVCGDAVRRAGKAIALKGNVDEALKECPTVTKVVVHNSAGAPINMEEGRDVWWHDAMSAPGVNAPCPYESMDSEDVLFILYTSGSTGKPKGVYHTTGGYLTYAAHTTQLVFDIQEEDVHWCTADIGWVTGHSYIVYGPLALGASSVMFEGVPTWPGPDRFWATVEKFKVNIFYTAPTAIRALMREGVRWTQGHDLSSLRILGSVGEPINPEAWIWYHDNIGGGKLPIVDTWWQTETGGLMISPLPYATPLKPGSATLPLPGILPKVVDKDGKEVCCGEGGFLIQARPWPGMLRGVWGDPVRFKNQYFSAFPGVYETGDGARMDSDGYVWIMGRVDDVVNVSGHRMGTAEIESALVAHPDVAEAAVVGMPHDIKGQAIYAYITLKEGVEATDELLAALKKHVRAEIGPIATPEVIQFAQGLPKTRSGKIMRRILRKIAEGEIGQLGDTSTLADPGVVTDLIEGKGKLFG
- a CDS encoding methyl-accepting chemotaxis protein, whose amino-acid sequence is MASSVFGRLADSRLTIKFLSISVYSTAIFALLLFGLVLPRMEAELMETHKESLRNLVGSATSLIKDYDAQVKRGELDLGEAKRRAMARIKGIRYGNNDYFWVNDLTLPVPSMVMHPTVPALDGKVLDDPKFSCATSSQKGMKGELVPVPGGKGNLFTELLRAAGDTGDGFVIYSWPRPTQNGVSAGVWPKLSYGVVIKDWGWLIGSGVYIDDIKAKVNQLRLWCGAGLAVVFVVGLLLTLWLTRAFVGRQVDALARYSVAVAGGDLTATVPPVAFHAELRVLRDAMRSMVDRLRESLALAEEKTREAGEQARQAEEQTIIAREALERAESARREGEQAAAAAMGHTAQGIGGVVEELCVGLTQSAQGAQEQRRRVEGTSREVQAMNASLAHVSHLAAEVAGLAEDASGKARAGAGVVERSVEAIEAVDSQARALAASMHELGTQSQAIGAILTTIADIADQTNLLALNAAIEAARAGEAGRGFAVVADEVRKLAEKTMTATQEVNRSVHAIQEGAKRNVERMDEAVRAISLATGLSRESGEVFASIVDIVGRSAGQTAAISGDARNQAQAMEQVAQAVEAVSSLAEEIAANTARSQRVVERLEQEQAGLGRIIAGYGQEGGAPKALGRGR
- a CDS encoding AraC family transcriptional regulator → MNGTDLRLWRAPGLDGVDLLRASRCATRYARHFHDGYAVGVLVEGALGFRYLGRDCMARAGEVNMVAPGEVHDGWPGTPLGWSYRMFYLEPRAVAAVAAQLGGKADQLPDFGAGVLRDPELAAALCALHRDLDQGRTTLLERQSRLVGVLGAWIARHADGRRGRVPLRESGAVRAVKDILNERFIESVPLEELAKATGLSGFHLNRVFRQSVGLAPHEYQVQLRVNRARTLLERGENAAQAALASGFADQSHLNRHFRRILGLTPGAYRKIVQDR
- a CDS encoding DMT family transporter, giving the protein MPSSVSADILSDASPGEAPAANAAARPRFPLLSMCLAMLLVGATAPLGEVALRGMGLPQLLAVRLVLAWAVLRALSPGSGAVPRLEPRHWAVLALQALSGVVVFNACLWLGMEGGGAAAAGVFTSATPAVMVLLGVVLFRELPGLRALGGVGLCVVGVLAARDVFGSGFGSGAAWSPLGSDALLLAAVAGESVFLLALKWLPAWLTPLEAARCITLLGFFMVLPWAVWTFDPAAMFEAGFGAWLAVAALGVLVTAGGYVLWFRGVGSASASQAAVITGLMPVSAVLSSWLLSGAAPSGGQVLGCLAVGLGIWLSAGK